From a single Gammaproteobacteria bacterium genomic region:
- a CDS encoding HipA domain-containing protein, with translation MKRCPITYDPIGENEIYSQQGLRMLSPQLKILHPLAFDAAEQRSEAIARVGKMSIQGVQTKLSAQLQVKEGCFLLVDQQGRYILKPQSDHFPQLPENEALTMTLAAVVGIEVPVHGLIYSKDHSLTYFIKRFDRVSHNNKLAMEDFAQLSGLTRDTKYESSMEKIVDVILRYCTFPKIEFVKLFKLTLFNYLVGNEDMHLKNFSLLTRDHIIGMSPAYDLLNSTIAMPTTEELALPLKGKKKNLTQKDFFVYFALERLQLQIAVIERVIDEFKQAQPKWENLIRNSFLSSSMQDKYMTLLRQRSVHLGLIREAS, from the coding sequence ATGAAGCGTTGTCCTATTACTTATGATCCTATTGGCGAGAATGAAATATATTCGCAGCAGGGATTGCGCATGCTTTCCCCGCAATTAAAAATACTTCATCCTTTAGCATTTGACGCCGCAGAACAACGCTCAGAGGCAATTGCACGCGTTGGTAAAATGTCGATCCAGGGAGTGCAAACTAAATTAAGTGCCCAATTACAGGTAAAAGAAGGTTGTTTTTTACTCGTCGATCAACAGGGTCGATATATTTTAAAACCCCAAAGTGACCACTTTCCTCAATTGCCTGAGAATGAAGCATTAACCATGACACTTGCGGCCGTGGTGGGTATTGAAGTGCCGGTGCACGGCTTAATTTATTCAAAAGATCATAGTTTAACTTATTTCATTAAACGATTTGATCGCGTTTCTCATAACAATAAATTAGCCATGGAAGATTTTGCTCAATTATCTGGATTAACACGCGATACAAAATATGAAAGTTCAATGGAAAAAATAGTAGATGTCATTCTGCGTTACTGTACTTTCCCAAAAATTGAATTTGTTAAACTTTTTAAGTTAACTTTATTTAATTATTTGGTAGGTAATGAAGATATGCATTTAAAAAATTTTTCCTTACTGACCCGTGATCATATTATTGGCATGTCGCCAGCTTATGACTTACTTAATTCAACAATTGCAATGCCTACGACTGAGGAATTAGCTTTACCTTTAAAAGGTAAAAAAAAGAATCTCACCCAAAAAGATTTTTTTGTTTACTTTGCATTAGAGCGACTTCAGTTGCAGATAGCAGTCATTGAGCGGGTGATCGATGAATTTAAGCAAGCCCAACCGAAATGGGAAAATTTAATTAGAAATAGTTTCCTCTCATCTTCAATGCAGGATAAATACATGACATTACTTCGGCAAAGATCTGTCCATCTAGGTTTAATAAGGGAAGCGAGTTGA
- a CDS encoding outer membrane beta-barrel protein: MKKIASALCGIIAIGLSCGSYAAIKANTVALTVGGDGFFFSNKRDLKNSGGPFVSAMYHFTDHWSLDAMLSSFNTNFKPSVDDTRNVNGTSFALDVFYHFAPYFRYPQLQPYAMIGAGITGFNHNQYDANNEGNMNVGLGLQYFVDEVVSFRFEARDLYTFVGSKNDVLLAAGVTFTIAGC; the protein is encoded by the coding sequence ATGAAAAAAATAGCAAGTGCACTTTGCGGAATCATAGCCATTGGCCTAAGTTGCGGATCGTATGCGGCTATAAAAGCAAATACGGTAGCGCTAACAGTAGGTGGTGATGGATTCTTTTTTTCGAATAAGCGTGACTTAAAAAATTCTGGCGGTCCTTTCGTTTCTGCAATGTATCATTTCACTGATCATTGGAGCCTTGATGCCATGCTCAGTAGCTTTAATACTAATTTTAAACCTTCAGTAGATGACACTCGCAACGTTAATGGAACATCATTTGCCTTGGATGTATTTTATCATTTTGCACCTTACTTTCGTTATCCCCAACTTCAGCCGTATGCCATGATTGGCGCAGGGATTACCGGTTTTAATCATAATCAGTATGATGCTAATAACGAAGGCAATATGAATGTAGGATTAGGTTTGCAATATTTTGTGGATGAAGTTGTTTCCTTTCGATTTGAAGCACGCGATTTATATACTTTTGTTGGAAGTAAAAATGATGTACTTTTGGCTGCAGGCGTAACCTTTACTATCGCAGGATGTTAA
- a CDS encoding FAD-binding oxidoreductase, which translates to MTIESNQLNELVKFCDANGITWRQSTPKSFTYTLKDQNKKGLIVTFKDPAKLPDFIKKINEMNQTLEKPITTSVIGGGRGGNNNSYSIGNLWKGTDVFMELAWKPHIELPSSNNVDIDKKQICRITPNIMLIELNQMLYDQGYHCPTLTGTLPFMSFGGGLSTNSHTATGYLADIVQGIQLLLPSGEEKYFSREDEDFDLVCNHPSLGLLGIITRIDIEVWPTKKKLKRTIEYSTFGQFHESIKNDIASHQSSLNDRAIIFPAVGLHTDTPVKMTKWEWVDGNMPNHGKDETQVCDSSWKATQFLPWLAKKHPKTLAKLFKFTMMRESKSAATTTINSPSAIMGPEALLMGAITEMGLLFDYDAKKTDEFFKYLLQQLSQKNLNKQFPINLAIFIRFPNKLNTPQGGNRVAIDFASFGLNRAELQVFVTSLIQYLNDQTMNPGVHYGKSSGVKANRSHARLSWDSLKKKYLDFHNRHNASEHNASKRAIEFKISALEIEPSIPSANDKPISNTATRKEHLNYIMNLIQETDNFKLHHGFGRKIGEKKYPSSAAHIILAIQTLLKSYPIDEIPGEDYYNLLKKITSMLNQKRQSNIGFFRFGLRDANTILLYKKIYEYCDNLIPKVSIQRIIPNNNVYDHLHSVTRHRPLAPMNPNKSTRAS; encoded by the coding sequence ATGACCATAGAAAGCAATCAACTCAACGAGTTAGTGAAATTTTGCGATGCAAATGGCATTACCTGGCGACAAAGCACACCCAAATCATTTACCTATACTTTAAAAGACCAAAACAAAAAAGGCTTAATCGTTACCTTTAAAGACCCAGCCAAACTACCCGATTTCATCAAAAAAATAAATGAGATGAATCAAACCCTCGAAAAACCCATAACGACTTCAGTGATTGGCGGCGGCCGGGGTGGGAATAATAATTCTTACTCTATCGGTAACTTATGGAAGGGAACCGACGTATTTATGGAATTAGCCTGGAAACCACACATTGAATTGCCATCATCAAATAATGTGGACATAGATAAAAAGCAGATATGTCGTATTACACCTAATATTATGTTGATTGAATTAAATCAAATGCTATATGACCAGGGATATCATTGTCCCACTTTAACTGGCACCTTGCCCTTCATGAGTTTTGGCGGAGGCCTTTCAACCAATAGCCACACAGCGACTGGCTATCTAGCTGATATTGTCCAGGGCATTCAATTATTATTACCCAGTGGAGAAGAAAAATATTTCTCTAGAGAAGATGAAGATTTTGACCTGGTTTGTAACCATCCGAGTTTAGGATTGTTAGGCATCATAACGCGAATTGATATAGAAGTATGGCCGACCAAAAAAAAATTAAAACGCACCATTGAATATTCTACTTTTGGACAATTTCATGAAAGCATTAAGAACGATATCGCTTCGCACCAATCTAGTTTAAATGATAGAGCCATCATCTTTCCGGCTGTGGGATTGCACACCGATACACCCGTTAAGATGACGAAATGGGAGTGGGTGGATGGGAATATGCCTAACCACGGCAAAGATGAAACGCAAGTTTGCGATAGTTCCTGGAAAGCAACGCAATTCCTACCGTGGCTTGCAAAAAAACACCCAAAAACTTTAGCTAAACTTTTTAAGTTTACTATGATGCGTGAATCCAAATCCGCTGCGACTACAACCATTAATTCACCCTCGGCTATCATGGGACCTGAAGCTTTGCTGATGGGTGCGATCACCGAGATGGGGTTACTTTTTGATTACGATGCAAAAAAAACGGATGAATTTTTCAAGTACTTATTACAACAACTTTCACAAAAAAATCTCAATAAACAGTTCCCCATTAATCTAGCTATTTTTATTCGATTTCCTAATAAATTAAATACACCCCAGGGTGGAAATCGCGTGGCAATTGATTTTGCATCGTTTGGGCTTAATAGAGCTGAGCTCCAGGTATTTGTAACTTCATTAATTCAATATTTAAACGACCAAACCATGAACCCGGGTGTCCATTACGGAAAAAGTAGTGGTGTTAAAGCAAATAGAAGCCATGCTCGTCTTTCCTGGGATAGTTTAAAAAAGAAATATTTAGATTTTCATAACAGACATAATGCAAGTGAGCATAATGCAAGTAAGCGAGCGATTGAATTCAAAATCTCCGCATTGGAAATTGAACCGTCAATTCCTTCTGCTAACGACAAACCAATTTCAAATACTGCGACTCGCAAGGAACATTTAAATTATATTATGAATTTAATTCAAGAAACTGATAATTTTAAATTGCATCATGGTTTCGGTCGAAAAATAGGCGAAAAAAAATATCCAAGCAGCGCAGCACATATTATTTTAGCAATACAAACCCTGCTTAAAAGTTATCCCATAGATGAGATTCCAGGAGAGGATTATTATAATTTACTCAAGAAAATTACCAGTATGCTAAATCAAAAGCGGCAAAGTAATATTGGGTTTTTTAGATTTGGCCTGCGTGATGCCAATACAATTCTGTTGTATAAGAAAATTTATGAATATTGCGACAACTTAATACCGAAAGTTTCAATACAAAGAATTATTCCTAATAATAATGTTTATGACCATTTACATTCCGTAACAAGACATCGACCGCTAGCACCCATGAATCCTAATAAATCAACCCGTGCAAGTTAA
- the gltA gene encoding citrate (Si)-synthase: MANKKAKLIIDDQTIEFDILSGTLGPDVIEISSLFKHGYFTFDSGFNSTAACESKITFIDGDKGTLLYRGYPIQELASHSNFLEVCYLLLNGELPSAMEYQSFCKFITEHTLVHEQISHFFNGFRRDAHPMAIMVGVVGALSAFYHDTLDIKNPEHRTASALRLIAKMPTIAAMCYKYSVGQPFMPPMNKLSYAENFLRMMFGTPCDEFHPNPILARALDRIFILHADHEQNASTSTVRLAGSTGANPFACISAGIGALWGPAHGGANEAVLNMLNEIGDASNIKKYIERAKDPKDSFRLMGFGHRVYKNYDPRAKVMRETCYEVLEAVGAKDDPIFKLAMELEKIALQDEYFIEKKLYPNVDFYSGITLSAIGIPTNMFTVIFALARTVGWVSQWNEMMSNPYRLGRPRQLYTGYKERAYLPVTKRE; this comes from the coding sequence ATGGCCAATAAAAAAGCAAAACTCATAATCGATGATCAAACCATTGAGTTTGACATCCTCTCGGGCACCTTAGGTCCTGATGTAATCGAGATCAGCTCATTATTTAAACATGGTTATTTTACGTTTGATTCGGGTTTCAACTCAACTGCTGCCTGCGAATCTAAAATTACCTTTATCGACGGTGACAAAGGTACCTTGCTCTATCGCGGCTACCCTATTCAAGAGCTAGCCAGCCATTCAAATTTTTTGGAGGTGTGCTATTTGCTTTTAAATGGTGAACTGCCTTCGGCCATGGAGTATCAATCGTTCTGTAAATTCATCACAGAACATACGCTAGTCCACGAACAGATTAGCCACTTTTTTAATGGTTTTCGTCGTGATGCACATCCTATGGCCATTATGGTGGGTGTTGTCGGTGCATTATCAGCTTTTTACCACGATACCTTAGACATCAAAAATCCCGAACACCGCACTGCTTCAGCGTTGCGCTTAATCGCGAAAATGCCCACCATTGCAGCCATGTGTTACAAATATTCAGTGGGCCAACCGTTCATGCCACCGATGAATAAACTCTCTTATGCGGAAAATTTTTTACGGATGATGTTTGGTACACCTTGCGATGAATTTCATCCTAATCCCATTCTTGCACGCGCTTTAGATCGTATTTTTATTTTACATGCCGATCATGAACAAAATGCATCAACTTCGACCGTCCGCTTAGCAGGCTCAACGGGTGCAAATCCCTTCGCTTGTATTTCGGCAGGCATCGGCGCTTTATGGGGACCAGCACACGGCGGCGCTAATGAAGCAGTTTTAAATATGCTAAATGAAATTGGCGATGCTTCCAACATTAAGAAATATATTGAGCGCGCTAAAGATCCAAAAGATTCGTTTCGTTTAATGGGATTTGGCCATCGGGTTTATAAAAACTATGATCCCCGTGCGAAAGTCATGCGTGAAACGTGTTATGAAGTTTTAGAAGCAGTCGGCGCCAAAGACGATCCAATTTTCAAACTTGCCATGGAATTAGAAAAAATTGCTTTACAGGATGAATACTTCATTGAAAAGAAACTCTATCCCAATGTTGATTTTTATTCAGGCATTACGCTAAGTGCGATTGGTATCCCTACCAATATGTTTACCGTCATTTTTGCGTTGGCAAGAACTGTGGGCTGGGTATCGCAGTGGAATGAAATGATGAGTAATCCCTATCGTCTCGGACGTCCCCGTCAACTTTATACAGGATATAAAGAGAGAGCTTATTTACCTGTAACCAAAAGAGAATAG
- the sdhC gene encoding succinate dehydrogenase, cytochrome b556 subunit, whose product MQRNRPKNLNLLTIHFPIPAIVSLFHRITGFVLFLMIPFSVLLLQHSLSVQGFADLQEWLKQPVIKIILLFLLSPILFHMVAGIRHLLSDIHIGDSLRMGRFSAFATFILTVLLLGLAGIWLW is encoded by the coding sequence GTGCAGCGTAATCGGCCGAAAAATCTTAATCTATTAACGATTCATTTTCCTATACCGGCGATTGTATCCCTTTTCCATCGAATTACAGGGTTCGTACTTTTCTTGATGATTCCATTTTCTGTTTTGCTCTTACAACACTCCTTAAGTGTGCAGGGTTTTGCCGATTTACAGGAATGGCTCAAACAGCCTGTTATTAAAATTATTTTATTGTTTTTACTTTCCCCTATTCTATTTCATATGGTAGCGGGCATCCGCCACTTGCTTAGCGATATTCATATTGGTGATTCATTGAGAATGGGTCGTTTCAGTGCTTTTGCGACTTTTATCCTTACTGTTCTTTTATTAGGCTTAGCAGGAATTTGGTTATGGTGA
- the sdhD gene encoding succinate dehydrogenase, hydrophobic membrane anchor protein — protein MVKSVSSVYHQGLQDWAIQRVSAIGMLIYILFLFGFFLSHRSLSYFEWHMLFSYQVMKIATFLFLIAMVYHAWIGMWTIFTDYIKPTVLRIIANLIVLLTLAASLIWGVMILWSV, from the coding sequence ATGGTGAAATCAGTTTCGAGTGTTTATCATCAAGGATTACAAGATTGGGCCATTCAACGCGTCTCTGCGATTGGGATGTTAATTTATATCCTTTTTTTATTTGGTTTTTTTCTCAGCCATCGGTCTTTATCGTATTTTGAATGGCATATGCTTTTTTCCTATCAAGTCATGAAAATTGCAACTTTCCTTTTTCTCATTGCTATGGTCTATCACGCTTGGATTGGTATGTGGACAATTTTTACGGATTACATTAAGCCAACTGTGTTACGTATCATTGCAAATTTAATAGTTCTTCTTACCCTAGCAGCTTCATTAATTTGGGGCGTAATGATTTTATGGAGCGTTTAA
- the sdhA gene encoding succinate dehydrogenase flavoprotein subunit, giving the protein MKVATHTFDAVIVGGGGAGLRSAIELAQSGLNVAIISKVFPTRSHTVSAQGGINAALGNIEPDDWRWHMYDTVIGSDFLGDQDAIEYMCENAPQSIYELEHMGLPFSRLEDGKIYQRAFGGATRDYGKEQAHRTCAAADRTGHAMLHTLYQQNIAANSTFFNEWFAIDLVNTPTGVAGITAICIETGEVVFIQARVTILATGGAGRVFASTTNAHINTGDGLGMVLRAGYPLQDMEFWQFHPTGIYGSGSLISESVRGEGGYLLNKNGERFMERYAPHLKDLSCRDIVARSAAIEIREGRGAGPNGDYVLLKADHLGADIIKERLPGIRELAMTFAGVDPIKEPIPVVPTCHYLMGGIPTNYHGQTLTVDANGSDQIVRGLYAAGETACVSVHGANRLGANSLLDLVVFGRASGKHARESIEQGLDFSEFNSADIERALERLYRWNGNDKGETVDEIRRALQKIMQDDFGVFRSEEHMKEGFVKLEELRDRLKYASIKDKSQLFNTTRIEALELDNLMSTALASAYSAEVRQESRGAHSRSDYPERNDQQWLKHTIYFEDGRIAYRPVNMKPKGMPPITLRKREENAV; this is encoded by the coding sequence ATGAAAGTGGCAACCCATACGTTTGATGCTGTCATTGTTGGCGGCGGTGGTGCGGGTTTACGTTCGGCTATTGAGCTTGCTCAGTCGGGTTTAAATGTAGCAATTATTTCTAAAGTCTTTCCTACCCGATCCCATACGGTCTCAGCACAAGGCGGTATAAACGCGGCTTTAGGCAACATTGAGCCCGATGATTGGCGTTGGCATATGTATGATACGGTGATTGGGTCTGACTTTTTAGGTGATCAAGATGCCATTGAATACATGTGCGAAAATGCACCCCAATCGATTTATGAATTAGAGCATATGGGCTTGCCATTTTCACGTCTTGAAGATGGAAAAATTTATCAGCGTGCTTTTGGTGGTGCGACACGTGATTATGGTAAAGAACAAGCACATCGAACTTGTGCCGCTGCGGATCGTACAGGTCATGCCATGCTCCACACGCTTTATCAACAAAATATTGCTGCTAATTCGACTTTTTTTAATGAGTGGTTTGCTATTGATTTAGTGAACACACCTACAGGGGTTGCGGGGATCACCGCGATCTGCATTGAAACGGGTGAAGTCGTTTTCATTCAAGCCCGGGTCACAATTCTTGCTACGGGTGGCGCTGGACGCGTTTTTGCCTCCACAACGAATGCACATATTAATACGGGTGATGGCTTGGGAATGGTTTTAAGAGCCGGCTATCCACTTCAAGATATGGAATTTTGGCAATTTCATCCCACAGGAATTTATGGCTCCGGCTCATTAATTAGTGAAAGCGTGCGAGGCGAGGGTGGCTATTTATTAAATAAAAATGGCGAACGCTTTATGGAGCGTTATGCACCCCATTTAAAAGATTTGTCGTGCCGCGATATTGTGGCGCGCTCAGCGGCAATTGAAATTCGAGAAGGACGAGGGGCTGGGCCTAACGGTGATTATGTCTTATTAAAAGCCGATCATTTGGGTGCGGATATTATTAAAGAACGTTTGCCCGGTATTCGTGAATTAGCCATGACATTTGCAGGCGTTGACCCAATTAAAGAACCGATTCCAGTTGTGCCAACTTGTCATTATCTCATGGGAGGGATTCCCACCAATTATCATGGGCAAACGCTTACCGTTGATGCTAATGGTTCTGATCAGATTGTTAGAGGGCTTTACGCAGCAGGTGAGACGGCTTGTGTTTCGGTACACGGGGCAAATCGTTTGGGCGCGAATTCGTTACTCGACCTTGTGGTATTTGGTCGTGCCTCTGGTAAACACGCCCGAGAAAGTATTGAACAAGGGTTAGATTTCAGTGAATTTAATTCCGCCGACATTGAGCGCGCGCTGGAAAGGCTTTATCGTTGGAATGGTAATGATAAAGGTGAAACGGTCGATGAAATCCGTCGGGCTTTGCAAAAAATCATGCAGGACGATTTCGGGGTGTTCAGGTCTGAGGAACACATGAAAGAAGGTTTCGTGAAGCTAGAAGAATTGCGTGATCGTCTTAAGTATGCTTCGATAAAAGATAAAAGTCAGCTTTTCAATACTACGCGCATCGAAGCGTTAGAATTAGACAATTTGATGTCAACGGCTTTAGCATCGGCTTATTCTGCAGAAGTACGCCAAGAAAGTCGCGGGGCTCATTCACGATCTGATTACCCGGAGCGCAATGATCAGCAATGGTTGAAGCATACTATTTACTTCGAAGATGGCCGAATTGCTTATCGTCCAGTCAATATGAAGCCGAAGGGGATGCCACCCATTACGCTTAGAAAAAGAGAAGAAAACGCTGTATAG
- a CDS encoding succinate dehydrogenase iron-sulfur subunit — MRFSIYRFNPETDSKPYMQNFDLDVKEFNCIMVLDVLITIKNRIDETLTLRRSCREGVCGSDGMNINGKNRLACTTDLRSLKEPIIIRPLPGLPVIRDLVVDMTQFIDQYKKAKPYLQNDTPAPAIERLQSPAERAKLDGLYECILCACCSSSCPSYWWNPDKYMGPAALLQSYRFIADSRDTHTQERLADLTDPFSVFRCRGIMNCIDVCPKDLNPLEAINNIKEDMLKESV; from the coding sequence ATGCGATTCTCCATCTACCGCTTCAATCCAGAAACAGATAGCAAACCATACATGCAAAACTTTGATTTAGACGTCAAAGAGTTTAATTGTATTATGGTTCTTGATGTTTTGATTACCATCAAAAATCGCATCGATGAAACTTTAACCTTACGTCGTTCTTGTCGAGAAGGAGTTTGTGGCTCGGATGGAATGAATATTAATGGTAAAAATCGATTAGCTTGCACCACTGACTTAAGAAGTTTAAAAGAACCTATTATTATTCGACCATTGCCGGGGCTGCCTGTTATTCGTGATTTAGTTGTGGATATGACCCAATTTATCGATCAATACAAAAAAGCTAAACCATACTTACAAAATGATACACCGGCGCCTGCAATTGAGCGGTTACAATCGCCTGCAGAACGCGCCAAGTTAGATGGATTATATGAATGCATTTTGTGTGCGTGTTGTTCATCATCGTGTCCCTCCTATTGGTGGAATCCGGATAAATATATGGGTCCGGCGGCATTACTGCAGTCCTATCGTTTCATTGCCGATAGTCGAGACACGCATACCCAAGAACGTCTTGCAGATTTAACGGATCCATTCAGCGTTTTTCGTTGCCGTGGTATCATGAACTGCATTGATGTCTGCCCAAAGGATTTAAATCCTTTGGAAGCTATAAATAATATTAAAGAAGACATGCTTAAAGAGTCTGTTTAA